From a region of the Mytilus galloprovincialis chromosome 3, xbMytGall1.hap1.1, whole genome shotgun sequence genome:
- the LOC143068109 gene encoding cilium assembly protein DZIP1L-like: MATQMMYSPMPDHSVSYMNGYPNNHTSKGNGKSFAFRKRYERVDWRKISSVDLDHISRTLDFNALQENILNITFCNIESEMDLRMIDPNFVKLFKLAQLTIEYLLHSQEYLTGVVGSAEEKIKAAQEESSKTKEELEKQKKELADVKKESHKRKKLLIAQQHLIHAGSGSYNKCQYCSKAFLNSTFLQSHIMRRHGEYSGKAASAAVTPNDRQIMAESPGLRDLQQRLEATEAQLQQEHMSKSEVIRKSETSLTRNVITTDLNRTEEHKEQLERMKDQFMTEIRELNERLHAAELAKDQFDHRQTNRSFLGDLTDDNDIEKENLRDQREQLAMLKEQLQDKIQVMEGKVHRKFGKKEKNYQKTIQELNRQHADDLRKLNDALQKTTHALAVSKAPLNKRQHEENEALLRSSREIEIKLRHSAEAETIEEMIAAEQATMGASTKVTQMHMEPSDDEDEETELGTLNSGTGTGSYGTGRQSMISTMGTYRSGEITLKTQQFLEELRKNPTLKIMRDELEQLLQEQLEKIGVPPETRGLPVDILRNKLQILRGRRQTTQQKYPVFSDFRRQYDAAAEEQAREKLKQMKRSPPPAPRSHMPPRPNPSASLPRSQPSGGTASMFLASPARTPGTSPQRPTGPGTSPQRQPISSQQRTPQPVPSQQLPKPAPRMASPQRTGQSGSSIDWTSTQWESDDDDDDESENQPAFQQVRHVPSSPARQPQQHTQPVAAPRSQVIMSKPLANDGDDDWDDSEDVSELGPKASTAPVRRTHQQQSYGMSTSPAQGQKVAELSRTIEHQLAGRKDGQKRAGAVDIMGLGSPSKSSKQPDVLDDFSDSDWDVSPVEDESPQKKQQPVKKPASSVRGSHATDTSNTYGTSVWGSSSKGGSTVPAAGSKERTSFVSVTDVSSDEELMRDIENI; the protein is encoded by the exons ATGGCAACACAAATGATGTATTCTCCTATGCCTGACCACTCAGTTTCTTATATGAATGGATATCCTAATAATCATACATCAAAAGGAAATGGGAAAAGCTTTGCATTTAGAAAAAGATATGAAAGAGTGGATTGGAGAAAGATTTCCTCTGTAGATCTTGATCATATCTCAAGGACTCTAGATTTTAATGCCCTAcaggaaaatattttaaacataacaTTTTGCAATATAGAATCTGAAATG GATTTGAGGATGATTGACCCAAACTTTGTAAAGCTCTTCAAACTAGCACAGTTGACCATAGAATATTTACTG CATTCACAGGAGTATTTGACTGGTGTCGTAGGATCTGCTGAAGAGAAAATCAAAGCTGCTCAAGAG GAAAGTTCCAAAACCAAAGAAGAACTAGAAAAGCAGAAGAAAGAACTTGCTGATGTAAAGAAAGAAAGTCATAAAAGGAAGAAATTATTGATAGCTCAGCAACATTTAATACATGCTGGATCTGGAAGTTATAACAAG tgTCAATATTGCTCCAAAGCTTTCTTGAATAGCACATTTTTACAGTCTCATATAATGAGACGTCATGGGGAGTATTCTGGGAAAGCAGCATCTGCAGCTGTTACCCCTAATGACCGACAGATCATGGCAGAATCACCTGGTTTGAGGGATCTCCAACAGAGATTAGAGGCTACAGAGGCACAACTACAACAAGAACACATGTCT aagtcaGAGGTTATTAGGAAGTCTGAAACTTCTTTAACAAGGAATGTCATCACTACAGACCTTAACCGAACTGAGGAACACAAG GAACAGTTAGAAAGAATGAAAGACCAGTTTATGACCGAAATACGGGAACTGAATGAAAGACTTCATGCTGCAGAACTTGCCAAAGATCAGTTTGACCACAGACAGACCAATCGATCATTTCTAGGGGACCTTACTGACGACAATGATATTGAAAAGGAAAACTTAAGAGATCAAAGAGAACAACTTGCTATGTTGAAAGAACAGTTACAAGACAAG ATTCAGGTTATGGAAGGGAAAGTGCATAGGAAGTttggtaaaaaagaaaaaaattaccaGAAGACCATTCAAGAACTAAATCGACAACATGCTGATGATCTTAGAAAG TTAAATGATGCTCTACAGAAAACTACCCATGCTCTTGCTGTCAGTAAAGCACCTCTCAACAAGAGACAACATGAAGAAAATGAAGCTTTACTTAGA AGTTCAAGGGAAATAGAAATCAAATTAAGACACAGTGCAGAAGCTGAAACTATAGAGGAAATGATAGCAGCAGAG CAAGCCACAATGGGAGCCTCAACTAAAGTGACACAGATGCATATGGAACCTAGTGATGATGAAGATGAAGAAACAG aaCTTGGTACACTTAATTCTGGAACAGGGACAGGAAGTTATGGTACAGGGAGACAATCTATGATTAGTACCATGGG AACTTACAGAAGTGGAGAGATCACTCTTAAGACACAACAGTTCTTAGAAGAACTAAGAAAGAACCCAACGTTGAAGATAATGAGGGATGAACTGGAACAACTGTTACAAGAACAGCTGGAGAAAATAGGTGTTCCTCCT gaaACAAGAGGATTACCAGTGGATATCTTGAGGAATAAACTGCAAATACTTAGAGGAAGAAGACAAACAACTCAACAG AAATACCCAGTGTTCTCTGACTTTCGTAGACAGTATGATGCTGCAGCAGAAGAACAAGCCAGAGAAAAACTGAAGCAAATGAAGAGATCTCCTCCACCAG CTCCAAGAAGCCATATGCCACCTAGACCTAACCCTAGTGCTTCATTACCTCGATCTCAGCCATCTGGTGGTACAGCTTCAATGTTTCTGGCATCTCCAGCTAGAACACCTGGAACCTCACCACAGAGACCTACAGGGCCTGGTACTTCACCACAGAGACAACCAATATCTAGTCAGCAACGTACACCTCAACCAGTCCCCAGTCAACAACTGCCTAAGCCAGCACCTAGAATGGCTAGTCCACAGAGAACTGGACAGTCAGG TTCTAGTATTGACTGGACCAGTACACAGTGGGAAtcagatgatgatgatgatgatgagagTGAGAACCAGCCGGCATTCCAGCAAGTACGACATGTGCCATCTAGTCCTGCCCGCCAACCACAGCAACATACACAACCTGTGGCAGCACCAAGGTCACAAGTCATTATGTCTAAACCACTGGCAAATGATGGTGATGATGACTGGGATGACTCAGAAGATGTGAG TGAACTAGGTCCAAAAGCAAGTACTGCACCTGTGAGAAGAACTCATCAACAACAAAGTTATGGAATGTCGACATCACCTGCTCAAGGTCAAAAGGTTGCAGAATTATCAAGAACTATTGAGCACCAGTTGGCT GGAAGAAAAGATGGACAGAAGAGAGCCGGTGCTGTTGACATCATGGGATTAGGTAGTCCATCTAAATCTTCTAAACAACCAGATGTTTTG GATGATTTTTCTGATAGTGACTGGGATGTATCTCCAGTTGAAGATGAATCGCCCCAAAAGAAACAACAACCAGTGAA GAAGCCAGCATCATCTGTAAGAGGTAGTCATGCAACTGATACATCTAATACCTATGGCACCAGTGTATGGGGATCATCATCGAAAG GTGGCAGTACTGTTCCAGCAGCAGGAAGTAAAGAAAGAACATCATTTGTCAGCGTAACAGACGTCAGCTCGGATGAAGAACTCATGAGGgatatagaaaatatatag